The following are encoded in a window of Myxocyprinus asiaticus isolate MX2 ecotype Aquarium Trade chromosome 17, UBuf_Myxa_2, whole genome shotgun sequence genomic DNA:
- the LOC127455202 gene encoding leucine-rich repeat and fibronectin type-III domain-containing protein 2-like — translation MASVLCSLLLLGSAVIMTTACPKYCVCQNLSESLGTLCPSKGLLFVPSDIDRRTVELRLGGNYIIKITQQDFTNMTGLVDLTLSRNTISFIQPFSFVDLETLRSLHLDSNRLTELGPDVLRGLVNLQHLILNNNQLTHISKEAFDDLLLTLEDLDLSYNNLRSVPWEAIRKMLNLHQLSLDHNLINHIAEGTFTDLEKLARLDLTSNRLQKLPPDPIFARSQSNIVLNTPFAPALSLSFGGNPLHCNCEILWLRRLEREDDMETCVSPPSLKGRYFWYVREEEFVCEPPLITQHTHKLLVLEGQTASLRCKAVGDPMPLIHWVAPDDRLISNSSRATVYENGTLDIMVTTSQDYGTFTCIAANAAGESTASIELSIIQLPHLSNGTNRTSQPKSRLSDITSSTKTSKGETKAQPEQVVLVSEVTALSALVKWTVSKVAPKVKMYQLQYNCSEDDVLIYRMIPVTSKSFVVNNLIPGMQYDLCVLAIWEDIATTLTATNIVGCVQFETRDEYPSCQSLHSQFLGGTMILVIGGVTVATLLVFIVILMVRYKVNSGLQVAKLVTVSNTYSQTNGRTEATQRLNNGAPTSQAPKTIVVMRDEVVKFRCGSLQSSILSSSSSSADSLGSENVKSFNMHCESSTLPKRWKKTSTKTRPNLDNLLGAFTSLDLKAPARDPGGPSSSGTMEMAMRPHTDKEPLLGRGDSWLGSLVMLPSKNKPKRSHSFDMGDFGASQYLRNAPCRISNIWTKRSLSVNGMLLQCDESEGEGDKATFDSAEWVMESTV, via the exons ATGGCCAGCGTGCTCTGCAGCCTCCTTCTCCTGGGGAgcgcagtgataatgaccaccgCCTGCCCAAAATATTGTGTCTGCCAGAATCTCTCAGAATCTTTGGGTACGCTATGCCCATCCAAAGGCCTGCTATTCGTGCCCTCTGACATtgacagaagaactgtggaatTACGCTTGGGAGGAAACTACATTATTAAGATCACCCAGCAGGACTTCACCAACATGACAGGCCTTGTGGACCTTACACTGTCACGGAACACAATCAGCTTCATCCAGCCTTTCTCATTTGTGGATCTGGAAACCTTACGTTCACTGCACCTGGACAGTAACCGGTTGACAGAGCTGGGCCCAGATGTCCTACGAGGCTTAGTAAACTTGCAACACCTCATCTTAAACAACAACCAACTGACCCATATCTCCAAAGAAGCTTTTGATGACCTGCTGCTCACACTGGAGGACCTTGATCTCTCCTATAACAACCTCCGGAGTGTGCCCTGGGAGGCCATCCGCAAAATGCTCAACCTACACCAGCTGAGTCTGGACCACAACCTCATCAACCACATTGCCGAAGGCACTTTTACTGATCTTGAAAAGTTGGCACGACTAGACCTGACATCAAACCGTCTCCAGAAGCTTCCTCCCGATCCTATTTTTGCTCGGTCACAGAGCAACATTGTTCTCAATACACCCTTTGCCCCAGCCCTCTCTCTTAGCTTTGGTGGGAACCCCTTGCATTGTAACTGTGAGATTCTCTGGTTGCGTCGTCTAGAGCGGGAGGATGATATGGAAACATGTGTTTCCCCTCCAAGTCTAAAAGGTCGCTACTTTTGGTATGTGCGAGAAGAAGAGTTTGTCTGCGAGCCACCGTTAATTACTCAACATACACATAAGCTACTGGTCTTAGAGGGGCAGACTGCCAGCTTACGTTGCAAGGCTGTGGGTGACCCCATGCCTCTCATACACTGGGTTGCTCCAGATGACCGACTAATCAGTAACTCATCCAGGGCTACAGTCTATGAAAATGGCACTTTGGACATTATGGTCACCACCTCTCAGGATTATGggacatttacttgcattgcggCAAATGCAGCTGGAGAATCGACAGCCTCAATCGAGCTCTCCATCATCCAGCTCCCCCACCTTAGTAATGGAACTAATCGCACATCCCAGCCCAAATCCAGACTATCAGACATCACCAGCTCAACTAAAACAAGTAAAGGGGAGACCAAAGCCCAACCAGAGCAGGTAGTGTTAGTGTCAGAAGTCACCGCACTCTCTGCTCTGGTCAAGTGGACAGTTAGCAAAGTGGCACCCAAAGTCAAAATGTACCAGCTCCAGTACAACTGTTCAGAAGATGATGTCCTGATTTATAG GATGATTCCAGTGACCAGCAAATCCTTTGTGGTCAACAACCTGATCCCAGGGATGCAGTATGACCTGTGTGTGCTGGCCATCTGGGAAGACATCGCCACCACACTCACTGCAACCAACATAGTTGGATGTGTGCAGTTTGAGACACGTGATGAGTACCCCAGTTGCCAGTCATTGCACAGTCAGTTTTTGGGTGGTACCATGATCTTGGTGATTGGTGGAGTGACCGTGGCCACCCTCTTGGTCTTTATTGTCATTCTTATGGTTCGCTACAAAGTGAACAGCGGTTTGCAGGTTGCAAAGCTTGTGACGGTAAGCAACACCTACTCCCAGACCAATGGTAGAACTGAGGCGACACAGCGACTTAACAATGGCGCTCCGACATCGCAGGCTCCAAAGACCATAGTGGTGATGCGTGACGAAGTGGTGAAATTCAGATGTGGTTCCTTGCAGAGTAGCATCTTGTCCTCTTCATCTTCTTCAGCAGACTCCCTTGGCAGCGAGAATGTCAAGTCTTTCAACATGCATTGCGAGTCCAGCACCTTGCCCAAAAGGTGGAAGAAAACGTCAACCAAGACACGACCAAACTTGGACAACCTTCTTGGGGCATTTACTTCTTTGGACCTGAAGGCTCCTGCAAGAGATCCAGGTGGTCCATCTTCCTCAGGGACCATGGAAATGGCCATGAGACCCCATACTGACAAGGAGCCTCTGCTAGGCCGTGGAGATTCTTGGCTTGGGAGTCTTGTAATGCTGCCATCAAAGAACAAGCCTAAGCGCAGCCACTCGTTCGACATGGGTGACTTTGGTGCTTCGCAGTACCTTCGCAATGCACCATGTCGCATCAGTAACATTTGGACTAAGAGGAGTCTCTCGGTCAATGGCATGCTCCTGCAATGTGACGAAAGCGAAGGGGAAGGTGATAAAGCAACATTTGATAGCGCTGAGTGGGTCATGGAGAGTACAGTCTGA